One part of the Acidobacteriota bacterium genome encodes these proteins:
- a CDS encoding amidohydrolase family protein, protein MTQSRREFLQTAALTNAALGAFAQQSVARTALPPAPPAIDTHTHFYDPTRKAGVPWPPPSEPILYKPHYPCEFQTLTAPQHVVGTVIVEASPWVEDNQWILELAKDNPFIVGFIGNLKLGEPGFAAQLQRFAANPLWRGLRIGEKPLAEGLGQKAFESDLQRLGERALTLDVVGGAGLLPNVVRVTKLAPKLRVVIDHLPFAARDNAPAAMRQALIEVAALPQVFAKVSNVVRRVENRVVEDAAAYRPALDVLCELFGADRVIFGSNWPVSNRVAPYATLHKIVADYFGAQGPAAAEKYFWKNSRAAYSWVARGEARGLK, encoded by the coding sequence ATGACCCAATCTCGCCGAGAATTTTTGCAAACCGCCGCGCTGACAAATGCGGCGCTGGGCGCGTTCGCGCAACAGAGTGTTGCGCGAACTGCGTTGCCACCGGCCCCACCCGCAATTGACACGCACACGCATTTTTACGATCCCACCCGCAAAGCAGGCGTGCCGTGGCCGCCGCCGAGCGAACCCATCCTGTATAAACCGCATTACCCGTGCGAGTTTCAAACGCTGACCGCGCCTCAACACGTCGTCGGCACCGTCATCGTCGAAGCCAGCCCCTGGGTCGAAGACAATCAATGGATTCTGGAGTTGGCCAAAGACAATCCGTTCATCGTCGGCTTCATCGGTAATTTGAAATTGGGGGAGCCGGGATTTGCCGCGCAGTTGCAACGGTTCGCGGCGAATCCGCTTTGGCGCGGCTTGCGCATCGGCGAAAAGCCTTTGGCCGAAGGCCTGGGGCAAAAGGCGTTTGAAAGCGATTTGCAACGATTGGGCGAACGCGCGTTGACGCTGGATGTAGTCGGCGGCGCAGGCTTGTTGCCGAATGTTGTGCGCGTTACGAAGCTTGCGCCAAAGCTGCGCGTGGTGATTGACCATTTGCCGTTTGCGGCGCGGGACAATGCTCCGGCGGCGATGCGCCAGGCGTTGATCGAAGTGGCCGCGCTGCCGCAAGTCTTCGCCAAAGTCTCCAACGTCGTGCGTCGCGTTGAGAACAGAGTGGTTGAAGACGCCGCTGCTTACCGTCCGGCGTTGGATGTGTTGTGCGAATTGTTCGGCGCGGATCGTGTGATCTTTGGCAGCAACTGGCCGGTCAGCAATCGCGTCGCGCCCTATGCCACGCTGCACAAAATCGTGGCGGACTATTTCGGCGCGCAGGGGCCAGCGGCAGCCGAGAAATACTTCTGGAAAAATTCGCGCGCGGCCTACAGTTGGGTTGCGCGTGGCGAAGCGCGGGGGCTGAAATAA